Proteins found in one Campylobacter concisus genomic segment:
- a CDS encoding UDP-glucose dehydrogenase family protein, giving the protein MKIAVIGTGYVGLVSGACFAKMGNSVICVDVDEKKIEALKNGVVPIYEPGLADIVSECYKNGSLKFSTQITEALEHADVLFIAVGTPMGADGQADLKYVLSVAKSIGENLSKPLIVVDKSTVPVGTGAKVHEVIEAELKKRNAKVKFEVVSNPEFLKEGAAVEDFLKPDRVVIGASSEWGFSVMRELYEPFMKNHDRLICMDVKSAEMTKYAANSMLATKISFINEIANICERVGADVNLVRKGIGSDSRIGYSFIYPGCGYGGSCFPKDVEALIYTARQNGFEPELLNAVESRNKAQKRVLFDKIYNFFGGDLKGKTIALWGLAFKPNTDDMREASSITLIKLLDEAGAKVVAYDPKSSEEAKKYMPNLDVKYAKNKYDALNNADAMVLVTEWSEFRSPDFMEIKERLKNAVIFDGRNQYNAKILAEHGFKYFQIGVKA; this is encoded by the coding sequence ATGAAAATAGCAGTAATCGGAACCGGATACGTTGGACTAGTAAGCGGTGCATGCTTTGCTAAAATGGGCAACAGCGTGATCTGCGTCGATGTCGATGAAAAAAAGATCGAGGCACTAAAAAACGGCGTCGTACCGATATATGAGCCAGGGCTTGCTGATATCGTGAGTGAGTGCTATAAAAATGGCTCGCTTAAATTTAGCACGCAAATAACTGAAGCACTAGAGCATGCGGATGTGCTATTTATCGCAGTTGGTACGCCTATGGGCGCTGATGGACAGGCGGATTTAAAATATGTCCTATCGGTGGCAAAATCTATCGGAGAAAATTTAAGCAAACCGCTAATCGTAGTCGATAAATCAACCGTTCCGGTAGGCACAGGAGCTAAGGTGCATGAGGTGATCGAGGCTGAGCTTAAAAAGAGAAATGCAAAGGTTAAATTTGAAGTCGTCTCAAACCCAGAGTTTTTAAAAGAGGGCGCGGCGGTTGAAGATTTTTTAAAGCCAGATCGCGTAGTTATCGGAGCTAGCAGCGAGTGGGGCTTTAGCGTGATGAGAGAGCTTTACGAGCCATTTATGAAAAATCACGACAGACTCATTTGTATGGACGTAAAATCAGCCGAGATGACAAAATACGCTGCAAATTCGATGCTAGCAACCAAAATAAGCTTCATAAACGAGATAGCAAATATCTGTGAACGCGTGGGCGCTGATGTAAATTTAGTAAGAAAAGGCATCGGCAGCGACTCTCGTATCGGTTATAGCTTCATCTATCCAGGCTGCGGATACGGTGGCAGCTGCTTTCCAAAAGACGTCGAGGCACTCATCTACACAGCTAGACAAAATGGCTTTGAGCCAGAGCTTCTAAACGCGGTCGAGTCAAGAAATAAGGCTCAAAAAAGAGTACTGTTTGATAAAATTTATAACTTCTTTGGCGGCGATCTAAAGGGCAAAACTATCGCTCTTTGGGGGCTTGCATTTAAGCCAAACACAGACGATATGCGCGAGGCTAGCTCGATAACATTGATAAAGCTTTTAGACGAAGCTGGCGCAAAAGTGGTCGCTTATGATCCAAAATCAAGCGAAGAAGCTAAAAAATATATGCCAAATTTAGATGTAAAATACGCTAAAAATAAATATGACGCGCTTAATAACGCCGATGCTATGGTGCTTGTGACTGAGTGGAGTGAGTTTAGATCGCCTGATTTTATGGAGATCAAAGAGAGGCTAAAAAATGCTGTCATATTTGATGGACGAAATCAATACAACGCTAAAATTTTAGCCGAGCATGGATTTAAGTATTTTCAAATCGGAGTAAAGGCATGA
- the galE gene encoding UDP-glucose 4-epimerase GalE yields MKILITGGAGYIGSHVVKALLKQGNDEITIIDNLCKGSQKALEALQKIGKFKFINANLEDDLSEIFENGKFDAIIHFAAFIEVFESMSEPLKYYLNNTANVARVLRYAKTYNVNKFIFSSTAAVYGEPDVAEVSETTPTNPINPYGRSKLMSEQIIKDYAASNENFKFAILRYFNVAGADEEGLIGQNYPNATHLIKVAVQTILGKRENMGIFGDNYATKDGTCVRDYIHVSDLADAHISALDYISQNGSETFNVGYGRGFSVKEVIETAKEVSGVNFKVLNAPRRDGDPAILISNASKLRSLTSWKPKRDDLTLIIKTALEWEKRI; encoded by the coding sequence TTGAAGATTTTAATAACAGGTGGTGCTGGATACATCGGCAGCCACGTAGTAAAAGCACTTTTAAAGCAAGGCAATGATGAGATAACCATCATCGATAATCTCTGCAAGGGCTCACAAAAAGCACTTGAGGCGCTCCAAAAAATCGGAAAATTCAAATTTATAAATGCAAATTTAGAAGATGATCTAAGTGAAATTTTTGAAAATGGTAAATTTGATGCAATCATCCATTTTGCGGCGTTTATCGAGGTTTTTGAGAGTATGAGCGAGCCACTAAAATACTATCTAAACAACACCGCAAACGTTGCGAGGGTGCTAAGATACGCAAAAACTTACAATGTAAATAAATTTATATTTAGCTCAACTGCCGCAGTTTATGGCGAGCCAGACGTGGCGGAAGTGAGCGAAACAACGCCTACAAATCCGATAAATCCATACGGCAGAAGTAAACTTATGAGTGAGCAGATCATTAAAGACTACGCCGCTTCAAATGAAAATTTTAAATTTGCAATACTTCGCTACTTCAACGTGGCAGGTGCAGACGAAGAGGGGCTGATCGGTCAAAATTATCCAAATGCCACGCACCTTATCAAGGTAGCTGTGCAAACTATACTTGGCAAGCGTGAGAATATGGGCATCTTTGGCGATAATTATGCGACAAAAGATGGTACATGCGTAAGAGACTATATTCACGTTAGCGACCTAGCAGATGCTCACATAAGCGCGCTTGACTACATCAGTCAAAATGGTAGCGAAACTTTTAACGTGGGATACGGCAGAGGATTTAGCGTAAAAGAGGTTATCGAGACCGCAAAAGAGGTGAGTGGGGTAAATTTTAAGGTGCTAAATGCGCCAAGAAGGGACGGCGACCCAGCTATCCTTATCTCAAATGCGAGCAAACTGCGCTCTCTAACAAGCTGGAAGCCAAAAAGAGACGATCTAACGCTCATTATAAAAACCGCCCTTGAGTGGGAAAAGAGAATTTAA
- a CDS encoding DNA ligase gives MRIIFAVLLLLNFAFSLDLLRLSEYKEQNVSGWLASEKLDGVRAYWDGENLLSRQGKKLNAPLSFTKNFPKFALDGELYAKELKFEEIQASVMDKLPDEKAWNRLKFHIFDVPEANGDLLDRIEVLAKFLKNKPNQNLIIIKQIKMRDNAQFLKFTEDIIVKGGEGAVVREPNAPYERKRSKNALKFKKFKDAECEVTAINKGSGKYAKFAGSLTCKALGGKDDEEKAGEPKSGTIFKIGSGLSDEKRQNPPKIGSIITYKFQNLTANGKPRFPIFLRVRED, from the coding sequence ATCAGAATAATTTTTGCGGTTCTACTCCTTTTAAATTTTGCATTTTCTCTTGACTTGCTGCGCCTTAGCGAGTATAAAGAGCAAAACGTCTCAGGCTGGCTAGCTAGCGAAAAGCTTGATGGTGTGCGTGCCTACTGGGACGGAGAGAATTTACTCTCAAGGCAGGGCAAAAAGCTGAATGCACCGCTAAGTTTTACTAAAAATTTCCCAAAATTTGCACTCGATGGCGAGCTTTACGCAAAGGAGCTTAAATTTGAAGAAATTCAAGCAAGCGTGATGGATAAGCTGCCAGACGAAAAGGCGTGGAACAGGCTTAAATTTCATATTTTTGATGTGCCTGAGGCAAATGGTGACTTGCTTGACCGTATTGAAGTTTTGGCTAAATTTTTAAAAAATAAGCCAAATCAAAATTTAATCATCATAAAACAGATAAAAATGCGTGATAACGCCCAGTTTTTAAAATTTACAGAGGACATTATTGTAAAGGGCGGAGAGGGAGCAGTCGTGCGTGAGCCAAATGCGCCGTACGAGCGAAAACGAAGTAAAAATGCGCTTAAATTTAAGAAATTTAAAGACGCCGAGTGTGAAGTGACCGCTATAAACAAAGGCAGCGGCAAATACGCAAAATTTGCTGGCTCGCTTACCTGCAAAGCACTTGGTGGTAAAGATGACGAAGAAAAAGCTGGCGAGCCAAAATCTGGCACTATCTTTAAAATAGGATCAGGACTAAGCGATGAAAAGCGCCAAAATCCCCCAAAAATAGGCTCTATCATCACATATAAATTTCAAAATTTAACTGCTAATGGCAAGCCAAGATTTCCAATATTTTTAAGGGTTAGAGAAGATTAA
- a CDS encoding DNA-3-methyladenine glycosylase I, producing the protein MRRCEWAKGELDIAYHDNEWGKVVKDDRKFFEMIVLEGFQAGLSWHGVLQKREAMREAFDGFDPEKIKLYGEDEIAKFMQNERLIRNRLKLKSLSANAIAFLSVTKEFGSFYDYLWGHLLKKFDPKFDGKKIINHYQDIKQVPATTLMSDFVAKELKKRGLKFLGSVSTYAFLQSVGVVDDHLDYCFCKAKA; encoded by the coding sequence ATGAGGCGATGTGAATGGGCAAAAGGCGAGCTTGATATCGCTTACCACGATAACGAATGGGGTAAAGTCGTAAAAGATGATAGAAAATTTTTCGAAATGATAGTTCTGGAGGGCTTTCAGGCGGGACTTTCATGGCATGGAGTGCTTCAAAAAAGAGAGGCCATGAGAGAGGCGTTTGATGGCTTTGATCCAGAGAAGATCAAGCTTTATGGCGAGGACGAAATAGCGAAATTTATGCAAAATGAGAGGTTGATTCGAAACAGATTAAAACTAAAATCGCTTTCTGCAAACGCCATTGCATTTTTATCCGTAACCAAAGAATTTGGCAGCTTTTATGACTATCTGTGGGGGCATTTACTTAAAAAATTTGACCCGAAATTTGACGGCAAAAAGATCATAAATCACTATCAAGATATCAAACAAGTGCCAGCTACTACGCTGATGTCTGACTTTGTGGCAAAGGAGCTAAAAAAGCGAGGGCTTAAATTTCTAGGCTCTGTTAGCACCTATGCCTTTTTGCAAAGTGTGGGCGTTGTAGACGATCATCTGGACTATTGTTTTTGCAAGGCAAAAGCCTGA
- a CDS encoding NAD-dependent epimerase, translated as MKILVTGTAGFIGFHLANALVARGDEVVGYDVINDYYDVNLKLARLKTAGFETSEIEYGKLITSKTHPNLKFIKADLADEKTMKELFASEKFDVVVNLAAQAGVRYSLINPKAYIDSNITGFMNILECCRHNEIKNLVYASSSSVYGLNENMPFSTHEAVNHPISLYAATKKSNEMMAHTYSHLFGVPTTGLRFFTVYGPWGRPDMALFLFVDAALKDKTIDVFNYGKMKRDFTYVDDIVKGIIKCIDNPAKPNLNWDAKHPDPATSKAPFKVYNIGNNSPVELMDYIKAVEIKIGREIKKNFLPLQAGDVPATFADVSDLVADFDYKPNTKVNDGVAKFVEWYCEFYGVEI; from the coding sequence ATGAAAATTTTAGTAACTGGAACAGCTGGATTTATAGGATTTCACCTTGCAAATGCCCTTGTAGCACGCGGCGATGAGGTTGTCGGATATGACGTTATAAATGACTACTATGATGTAAATTTAAAGCTTGCACGCCTAAAAACAGCTGGTTTTGAGACGAGCGAGATAGAGTATGGCAAGCTAATCACCTCAAAAACGCATCCAAATTTAAAATTTATAAAAGCCGATCTGGCCGACGAAAAGACGATGAAAGAGCTTTTTGCGAGCGAGAAATTTGACGTAGTGGTAAATTTAGCTGCGCAGGCAGGTGTTCGCTACTCTCTCATAAACCCAAAAGCCTATATAGACAGCAACATCACAGGCTTTATGAATATCTTAGAATGCTGCCGCCACAATGAGATAAAAAATTTAGTCTATGCAAGCTCAAGCTCGGTTTACGGCTTAAATGAGAACATGCCATTTTCTACGCACGAGGCGGTAAATCACCCTATAAGCCTCTACGCAGCGACTAAAAAGAGCAACGAGATGATGGCGCACACTTATAGTCATCTTTTTGGCGTGCCAACGACTGGACTTCGCTTTTTTACGGTGTATGGACCATGGGGACGCCCTGATATGGCACTATTTTTATTTGTTGATGCTGCACTTAAAGATAAAACTATCGATGTTTTCAACTACGGCAAGATGAAGCGTGACTTTACCTACGTGGATGACATTGTAAAGGGTATCATTAAGTGTATCGACAACCCAGCAAAACCTAATCTAAACTGGGATGCAAAGCATCCAGATCCTGCCACTTCAAAAGCGCCGTTTAAGGTCTATAATATCGGCAATAATAGCCCAGTCGAGCTCATGGACTACATCAAGGCGGTTGAGATAAAGATCGGCCGCGAGATCAAGAAAAATTTCCTCCCACTTCAAGCAGGCGACGTACCAGCGACATTTGCAGATGTGAGCGATCTGGTGGCTGACTTTGACTACAAGCCAAATACAAAAGTAAATGACGGCGTGGCTAAATTTGTCGAGTGGTACTGCGAGTTTTACGGAGTTGAGATTTAA
- a CDS encoding DUF4272 domain-containing protein: MPKTAQQRKDESIKILKKEGVAVLESLPLRYDNSEVTPRSIDEIIARAVCSFTAIMCACTIRDNGHLSEDEIAWAKDFLGDFYGDLSVKEKEVVEGRADINLAVNMGWKYESLWILLWALGIAEDIGKMDKICDCDFVMNVFREGGLKNRSKPRSLDEILSKLDLVYRYHWACVDARINGKKVAGLDEEVVMERRAGLEWLCCKGLENDDLRAEFNAWDHPDLNT; the protein is encoded by the coding sequence ATGCCAAAAACAGCGCAACAAAGAAAAGATGAGAGTATAAAAATTTTAAAAAAAGAGGGTGTGGCTGTGCTTGAGAGTCTGCCACTAAGGTATGACAATAGTGAAGTTACGCCAAGAAGCATTGACGAGATCATTGCTCGTGCGGTTTGCTCATTTACAGCGATCATGTGTGCTTGCACTATCCGCGACAATGGCCACTTAAGTGAAGATGAAATAGCTTGGGCTAAAGACTTTTTGGGCGATTTTTATGGCGATCTAAGTGTAAAAGAAAAAGAGGTCGTAGAGGGTAGAGCCGATATAAATTTGGCCGTAAATATGGGCTGGAAATATGAGTCGCTTTGGATCTTGCTTTGGGCGCTTGGCATAGCTGAAGATATCGGTAAGATGGATAAAATTTGCGACTGTGATTTTGTGATGAATGTATTTAGAGAGGGTGGGCTCAAAAACCGCTCAAAACCGCGCAGTTTGGATGAAATTTTAAGCAAACTTGACCTAGTTTATCGTTATCACTGGGCATGTGTGGACGCAAGGATAAATGGCAAAAAGGTTGCTGGACTTGACGAAGAGGTCGTTATGGAAAGACGTGCAGGGCTTGAGTGGCTATGTTGCAAAGGTTTGGAAAATGACGACTTAAGAGCTGAATTTAACGCTTGGGACCACCCTGATCTAAATACGTAA
- a CDS encoding FAD-dependent oxidoreductase encodes MMQKHFEVVIVGAGISGTALFYELAAFSDIKKVALLEKYDGVATLNSNGKGNSQTIHCGDIETNYTLEKAKKVSRVANMPVKYALKYNLDGKYMFAHQKMALAIGDVEVERMKERYESFRELFPYLEIYDKEKLKQIEPNVVFDANGNERPENIIAIGTQNGQFTTMDFGGLANSLVQNALNLGGDGYEISLNSEVTDIKKAGDTFHIKINDGEVITANYVVVDAGGHSLFLAHKMGYGLHLSTLPVAGSFYFAKKRLLNGKVYMVQNDKLPFAALHGDPDILANGNTRFGPTALVIPKLERYHGCSSFFDFCKCLKFDKNVFEVFTNLLKDSDIRSYILRNFLFEVPFINKKEFVKDARKIVPSLSENDLSYAINFGGVRPQVIDRNKKCLELGEGKISTGEGISFNMTPSPGATSCFEIARTDMIEACKFLGKNFNEEKFNAEFF; translated from the coding sequence ATGATGCAGAAGCACTTTGAAGTGGTAATTGTCGGAGCAGGTATTAGTGGGACGGCGCTCTTTTATGAGTTGGCTGCATTTAGCGATATAAAGAAGGTCGCACTTTTAGAAAAATATGACGGCGTAGCTACTCTAAATTCAAACGGCAAAGGCAACTCACAAACCATTCATTGTGGCGATATTGAGACAAACTATACACTAGAAAAGGCAAAAAAAGTCTCTCGTGTGGCAAATATGCCAGTAAAATATGCTCTAAAATACAATCTTGATGGTAAATATATGTTCGCTCATCAAAAGATGGCACTAGCTATCGGAGATGTCGAAGTAGAGCGCATGAAAGAAAGATATGAGAGTTTTAGAGAGCTTTTTCCTTACCTTGAAATTTATGACAAAGAGAAGTTAAAACAGATCGAGCCAAACGTCGTTTTTGACGCAAATGGTAATGAGAGGCCAGAAAACATCATCGCCATAGGCACGCAAAATGGGCAGTTTACGACGATGGACTTTGGTGGCTTAGCAAACTCACTTGTGCAAAATGCGCTAAATTTAGGCGGAGATGGCTATGAGATCAGCCTAAACTCAGAAGTAACTGATATAAAAAAGGCTGGCGATACATTTCACATAAAGATAAATGATGGCGAGGTGATCACTGCAAACTACGTCGTAGTAGATGCTGGAGGGCATTCGCTATTTTTGGCTCACAAAATGGGTTATGGGCTTCATCTTAGCACATTGCCCGTTGCTGGAAGCTTTTATTTCGCAAAAAAACGCTTGCTAAATGGCAAAGTTTATATGGTGCAAAACGATAAGCTACCATTTGCCGCGCTTCACGGCGATCCAGATATCTTAGCTAATGGAAACACTCGCTTTGGACCAACAGCCCTAGTCATACCAAAACTAGAGAGATACCACGGCTGTTCAAGCTTTTTTGACTTTTGTAAATGCCTAAAATTTGATAAAAATGTCTTTGAAGTCTTTACAAATCTCTTAAAAGATAGCGACATCAGATCTTATATTTTAAGAAATTTCTTATTTGAAGTGCCATTTATCAATAAAAAAGAATTTGTAAAAGACGCTAGAAAGATCGTGCCAAGCCTAAGTGAAAATGACCTAAGCTATGCTATAAATTTTGGCGGCGTAAGACCGCAAGTTATCGACCGTAATAAAAAGTGCCTTGAGCTTGGCGAGGGCAAGATAAGCACAGGCGAGGGCATAAGTTTTAATATGACTCCAAGCCCTGGGGCTACTAGTTGTTTTGAAATAGCAAGAACTGATATGATCGAAGCCTGTAAATTTTTAGGTAAAAATTTTAACGAAGAGAAATTTAACGCTGAGTTTTTTTGA
- a CDS encoding TonB-dependent receptor domain-containing protein, with amino-acid sequence MLFTAPVEGLDFIAAINHKGYDYGKSGNKRRIGGDGNDLSYLLKLGYSFLDAHRISISREHNEFKGIYPLRAEFSSWYDDSNAFDNRKYERDTTTLKYEYKPSDLLNLDVTVYNTEHKKDDPVLKILGVKTNGINAKAKSVVETGALTQTLRYGAEFYQSKNFNKPNNNYPEKVNNYSIYAEDVLNFGSLTVTPGIRYTRHELKSYDGRAGNVKSYTYKFDEFTPALALDYEILKGLNAFASYARVFRGPDVMELMMAGGSRSWEANKDLKPTTGNSYETGLKYHGDINEASSYSLSAKYFMTKYKNLIVDNNAAGGRTNPIMIRKNAGGADISGVELLARLNLDALSLAASYTHQKVKYKDRVAKANGGYYTSNVIGYRDQGDKYTFNAEYAFSSIDTLIGYNLIYFASKNTVSAGNDKNVKIPSYAVSDIYASYTPSSGKFKGLEINAGIYNLFNKTYASQSQREAGYTGKPIFVDWEPGRNFKVNVSYKF; translated from the coding sequence ATGCTATTTACTGCTCCAGTTGAGGGGCTTGATTTTATAGCCGCTATTAATCACAAAGGCTACGACTACGGCAAAAGTGGCAACAAAAGAAGGATAGGTGGCGATGGAAACGATCTTAGCTATCTTTTAAAGCTTGGTTACAGCTTCCTTGACGCACATAGAATTTCTATCTCAAGAGAGCATAATGAGTTCAAAGGCATTTATCCTTTAAGAGCAGAATTTAGTAGCTGGTATGATGATTCAAATGCTTTTGACAACCGCAAATATGAGCGTGATACTACAACGTTAAAATACGAGTATAAACCAAGTGATCTTCTAAATTTAGACGTAACGGTATACAATACCGAGCATAAAAAAGATGACCCAGTCTTAAAAATTTTAGGCGTAAAAACAAACGGCATAAATGCAAAGGCTAAAAGCGTAGTTGAGACCGGCGCTTTGACGCAGACGCTTAGATACGGAGCCGAGTTTTATCAAAGTAAAAATTTTAATAAGCCGAATAATAACTATCCTGAAAAGGTAAATAACTACTCAATCTACGCAGAAGACGTGCTAAATTTTGGCTCGCTAACCGTTACTCCTGGCATCAGATACACTCGCCACGAGTTAAAAAGCTATGATGGTAGAGCCGGAAACGTAAAGAGTTATACCTATAAATTTGATGAATTTACCCCGGCGCTTGCGCTTGACTATGAGATCCTTAAAGGACTTAACGCATTTGCAAGCTATGCAAGAGTCTTTAGAGGGCCTGACGTTATGGAGTTGATGATGGCAGGTGGAAGCAGAAGCTGGGAAGCAAACAAAGATCTGAAACCTACAACTGGCAACAGCTACGAAACTGGTCTTAAATACCACGGCGATATAAATGAAGCTAGCTCATATAGCTTATCTGCAAAATATTTCATGACAAAATATAAAAATTTAATAGTCGATAATAACGCAGCAGGTGGTAGAACAAATCCGATAATGATTAGAAAAAATGCTGGCGGGGCAGACATAAGCGGCGTTGAGCTACTTGCAAGGCTAAATTTAGACGCGCTGAGCCTAGCTGCTAGCTACACTCATCAAAAGGTAAAATATAAAGATAGGGTCGCTAAAGCAAACGGCGGCTACTACACCTCAAACGTCATCGGCTACCGCGATCAGGGCGATAAATATACATTTAACGCAGAGTATGCATTTTCTAGCATTGATACGCTAATAGGTTACAACCTAATCTACTTTGCATCAAAAAATACCGTCTCAGCTGGCAATGATAAAAATGTCAAGATACCAAGCTACGCAGTTAGCGATATCTACGCTAGCTATACGCCAAGCAGCGGTAAGTTTAAAGGGCTAGAGATAAATGCTGGAATTTATAACCTCTTTAATAAAACTTATGCTTCGCAGTCTCAAAGAGAAGCTGGATATACAGGCAAGCCAATTTTCGTAGACTGGGAGCCAGGTAGAAATTTCAAAGTAAACGTATCTTATAAATTTTAA
- a CDS encoding TonB-dependent receptor plug domain-containing protein — MRFKSLFKLSLAASIAVCANGADESVLNGVKVTSSSGGYGVDDIKISTRNAGLVKDVMRDIPSVYVGGTNGMNQKIYMRGVSDRGLNITIDGAKQNGNTFHHNADLLIDPDLIKAVDVEVGSRSVVNGSGALGGSVAFKTVDAKDLLKSGEIIGAKIKTGYASNNS; from the coding sequence ATGAGATTTAAAAGCTTGTTTAAACTCTCTCTTGCAGCAAGCATAGCAGTTTGTGCAAATGGGGCAGACGAGAGCGTATTAAACGGAGTTAAGGTAACAAGTAGCAGTGGCGGATATGGCGTTGATGACATCAAAATTTCAACTAGAAACGCCGGCCTAGTAAAAGACGTGATGAGAGATATTCCTAGCGTTTATGTGGGCGGCACAAACGGCATGAACCAAAAAATTTATATGAGGGGCGTTAGCGACCGCGGTCTAAATATCACGATAGATGGCGCGAAGCAAAACGGAAATACATTTCACCATAACGCTGACTTGCTTATAGATCCTGATCTTATAAAAGCCGTTGATGTCGAGGTTGGCTCAAGATCAGTGGTAAATGGCTCAGGCGCGCTTGGTGGTTCGGTCGCCTTTAAAACGGTCGATGCAAAAGACTTGCTAAAAAGCGGCGAGATCATCGGCGCAAAGATAAAAACAGGATACGCCTCAAATAACAGCTAA
- a CDS encoding DUF2625 family protein translates to MAKRDQNDYGILSLDEGRAQRAIFFRLQVATRSSMDALVYRYGGIVMNGG, encoded by the coding sequence GTGGCTAAAAGAGACCAAAACGACTATGGAATTTTGTCTCTTGATGAGGGCAGGGCGCAAAGAGCGATTTTTTTTAGGCTTCAAGTAGCCACTCGATCGTCGATGGATGCGCTTGTTTATAGGTATGGTGGCATCGTGATGAATGGAGGTTGA
- the fabI gene encoding enoyl-ACP reductase FabI yields the protein MILKGKKGLIVGVANAKSIAYGIAEACYAQGAQMAFTYLNDALKKRVEPIAEEFGSKFVYELDVNNPAHLDGLADRIKADLGEIDFVVHAVAYAPKEALEGEFVNTTKEAFDIAMGTSVYSLLSLTRAVLPVLKEGGSVLTLTYLGGPKFVPHYNVMGVAKAALESSVRYLAHDLGAKNIRVNAISAGPIKTLAASGIGDFRMILRYNEVNSPLKRNVTTEDVGNSAMYLLSDLASGVTGEVHYVDCGYNIMGMGDVATDAEGNTILAWDAK from the coding sequence ATGATTTTAAAAGGCAAAAAAGGCCTAATCGTCGGCGTCGCTAACGCCAAATCCATCGCTTACGGTATCGCCGAAGCTTGTTATGCCCAGGGTGCGCAAATGGCGTTTACCTACCTAAACGATGCGCTGAAAAAACGCGTAGAGCCAATCGCAGAGGAGTTTGGTAGCAAATTCGTCTATGAGCTCGACGTAAACAACCCCGCTCACCTAGACGGTCTTGCGGATCGCATCAAAGCAGACCTTGGCGAGATTGATTTTGTTGTGCATGCAGTGGCTTACGCACCGAAAGAAGCGCTTGAGGGTGAGTTTGTAAACACAACTAAAGAGGCCTTCGACATCGCGATGGGCACTAGCGTTTATTCGCTGCTAAGCCTTACTCGCGCGGTGCTACCGGTGCTAAAAGAAGGCGGCTCGGTGCTTACGCTCACATATCTAGGCGGACCGAAATTTGTACCTCACTACAACGTAATGGGCGTCGCTAAAGCAGCACTTGAAAGCTCAGTTCGCTACCTAGCGCACGACCTTGGCGCTAAAAATATCCGCGTAAATGCGATCAGCGCAGGCCCTATCAAAACGCTTGCTGCAAGCGGAATAGGCGATTTTAGGATGATTTTACGCTATAACGAAGTAAATAGCCCGCTAAAACGCAACGTTACGACTGAAGACGTCGGCAACAGCGCGATGTATCTACTTAGCGACCTAGCTAGCGGCGTAACAGGCGAGGTTCACTACGTAGACTGCGGCTATAACATCATGGGCATGGGCGACGTGGCTACCGATGCCGAGGGCAATACTATCCTAGCTTGGGACGCAAAATAA
- a CDS encoding triose-phosphate isomerase: MRFLANLKCNHTRASFTKYAEILDANLCANDDVTVFPPFSALDLATHKFKLGAQNFYPCESGAHTGEIGKAMLDEFGVKSVLIGHSERRELGESEELLRAKFDFAVKAGWQIVYCIGENLSVNEAGGTKEFLAEQLKNINLGYERLLIAYEPIWAIGTGKSASAEQIKNVLNFIREQTSAPLLYGGSVNVANIGGIAGIKNCDGVLVGTASWDASGFLELISASSR, from the coding sequence GTGAGGTTTTTAGCAAATTTAAAGTGCAATCACACCAGAGCGAGCTTTACTAAATACGCTGAAATTTTAGACGCAAATTTATGCGCAAACGACGACGTGACGGTTTTTCCTCCGTTTAGCGCGCTTGATCTCGCGACTCATAAATTTAAACTCGGTGCGCAAAATTTCTACCCATGCGAAAGCGGCGCTCACACCGGAGAGATCGGTAAGGCGATGCTGGACGAGTTTGGCGTAAAAAGCGTGCTGATCGGGCACTCCGAAAGGCGCGAGCTTGGCGAGAGCGAGGAGCTTTTGCGAGCTAAATTTGATTTTGCCGTAAAGGCGGGCTGGCAGATCGTCTACTGCATCGGCGAAAATTTGAGCGTGAACGAAGCTGGCGGCACGAAGGAATTTCTGGCCGAACAGCTAAAAAATATCAACCTTGGCTACGAGAGGCTGCTGATCGCCTACGAGCCAATTTGGGCGATAGGCACGGGCAAGAGCGCTAGTGCGGAGCAAATCAAGAATGTTTTAAATTTCATCCGCGAGCAGACGAGCGCGCCGCTACTTTACGGCGGAAGCGTAAATGTCGCAAATATCGGCGGGATAGCGGGTATTAAAAACTGCGACGGAGTACTAGTAGGTACGGCAAGCTGGGACGCTTCTGGTTTCTTGGAACTTATTAGCGCGTCATCTCGCTGA